TTGCATGCTTCAATGTAAATATGCATCAGCTGATACGAAGTTTGCTTCATGCGATGTAAGGACAGTGATCTACAGGAATAACCACTGGATGTTTTGTTGTGGTGGGAAGAGAACAAATAGAATGggtttggaaaaaatataaaacaaaggaataaaaaggagTTTTTATTGTTCTGTTGTTAGATGCAATTAAACATGATTGCACTAGTTTTCCTTTAGTCTGAGTAGTTTGAGGTGTGCCATATTCAAGGAGTGCGTCCTGTTTCATGAATATGTTCCTTGTTTAAGCACATGTTCAGGTCAAATAATAAAAGGTATTCTTTGCTAACATGCAGATTGTCCAGAGGTgtgtaatatgtattttttttagctttaattttgcagatgtttttctataaaatacatttttaagcaaGTCAGTCTGTGAGTGATCAAAAGATTATGGAGTACAAGATACTGATGTAGTATATTTAATAAaactctctcaaaaaaaaaaatcccaaaccattgtttaatattattttaagaaaatttatttGAGGGTTCATCTAAACTATCAGTCTTCGAAGTAAGTAGTAGTGATGGACTGAACAACTCCAAAGTAGCAGGCGGGCATGCGATAGCCTGCTGCAGGCTGCTATTCCGTGGGATTGTTGTGGGATTGTTCTTGGAATGTGTGGTGAGTACGCAGGTATGGGAAGCTAGCCTGGTGTCCCCAGGTACTGTGGTCAGTTTAAACATCCCCTGTTCAGTCCCATGATTTACTGCATTTTTGGTGGCTACTGTCTGAGGGAGCGCTGAGCCGCACACGGTGCTGCTGGGGAGACCTCAGCCTCCCTGTGTATTAATGGCTTCCTGCCCCGTATGGCTGCAGCTGCCACTTCCACTCGcgtgcagggctgcagcagccacaaccccttccctgggggcGTATGAAACGTGTGTGAGAGAACATGCAATAGTATCAAAACAATGCTTCAGAGGGGACCTAGACCCCTGTGCAGGACCATTTCTGGGCTCTGGAAGTACACCGACCGGTGAAGAGATGATGGTACCCAAcggctgcagaagagaaggatgtGGGGCCTCTTTCAGCGATGTCCTCGGCTCacactgcagcagcagaggctgcagaaCAGTACCAGGGCCACCCTTCTGCAGACCCCCCCCAGCTGGGAAGGCCACTGGCGCTCCTGGGCAGCTGGTGGCTGCACGCTCTGGAGCGGCAGCGGCGGAGCGGTGCCCCGGTGAGGACAGATTCTTCGGGGAGCATCAGCATGAGAAGCCCAGAGGATTTGGATACGTACGCTGTGGGTGCCTCGTTAAGGAGTGCTGCTCTCATGCATTTCACGTGCTGTCAAGTTAACAGGGCGTTGTGTTACGTGGCTTTTGCACTATTGTATCGGGGGCTGTGCCTGCTTCCTTGCGCTTTTCTGGATTTGGCTGTTGCGTATGTTGTTTTTGAGCTTTGTTCACTGTGTGTTACGTGACTCCATTGGCTATTTAGGGCATTTGCTGTGCATGTTTTCTTACCGTCAATGGTGACAGTGTGTGCCTTTGTCTTTTAGTGAAAGACAATACAAAGGGAAGGGCCTGCTTTGCCCATTTTCTGTGTCTTCATTAATTCCATACCACGACCTTTAAGCTCAAGGTGTACTGTATGAACTCTGATGATGCGAACGAGGGTTAGAGCTACTGGAGATGGGTAATAGGAAAAAACAACGCTTCTCCTAACAGACTTTGTCTTGCAAGCGGAAATGAAACCCCAGTAACAGACAAagagcagattttaaaaacatctcaAACCGTGCGCGGCGAGAGCTCCGTGGCAGGGGGGACCCCCGGCAGCAGCGGGCGGGGGCAGAGGcccggcgcgggccggggctcggcgggtGGAACTTccgcagcagcggggcgcccggCGCTCTCAGCACCTTCGGCGGGGGATGCGGGCCGGCGACTCGCTGCAACCGAACGAGCTGCGAGCTCACAGGACAAAACGGGCTTTGCTCGGGGCTTCCCCGGGGCCCTTCACCCCAGAGCTGGCGGGTGCCCGGCCTGATGGTCGCGGATCGGGGCCGCCGCTCCCCCCTCGCGTCCCGCAATgcccccacggcccggcccgggaCGCGGAGCCCCGCCGCTGcagcgccccgcccccgcctcacGGCGGCGCCACCGCGGCGGCCGCTCCCAGCATGCAGCGCGGCGCACGGcctgccgggagctgtagtcgcGAGGGTCGTTTTCGCTGCCGCTGGTCGGCGCTCTACTTTCCCCGGCCAGGAACGCTTCCGCCCGGAACTAGCGGAGAGGGGGCCGTGTTTCccagaggggacggggacggatCCTTCCTACACCTGCAcccgccgccatggccgcccGGCTGCTCTTGCGGGCGTCGCGGCGGCtgctggccggggccggggccggggccggggccggggccggggccgggctcagCACTGCGCCGCGCCGTGACAAGAAGCGGTGGCTCCGCGCCTACCTGGAGCAGCAGCGGCTGGAGGCGCCCCCCCAGCGGCGGTGAGAGCCGGCGCGGCCGttaggggagggcagggaggacgGTGCCGGCGGGGCTCGGGGAAGGGGGTGCAAGAGGCTGAGAAATAGGTAAAATCAAAACGTTTAAGCACCTTCTGATCGCGCTTTGGAGCAGAATGTTTTTAGCTCCGCAGGCCAGCGCAGCCCCGGTTTGGAACGCGGCAGGGCCCGTGCTGTGGCAGGCAAAGGGCGATGCGCGAACCGACCGCGTTTGGCACCGGGGTTTTTAAACACTGGTTTTGATCTTCAAAAacaattcagtttttcttttcctttcgaTCATCGGAGAGGCATGGCGCTTGCCGTACGGGTAACTTCTCGTTCTGTTTccgagtttgttttcttttccatgtctGTAGGTCAGAGAAGCCCAACTGGGATTACCATGCAGAGATACAAGCTTTTAGCCACCGGCTACATGAAAACTTTTCTTTGGATCTTCTCAAGACCGCATTTGTTAATTCTTGTTATATTGAAAGTGAAGAGGCAAGACGCCGAGAACTTGGGCTAGACAAAGAAACGGTTGCTCTTAATCTACAAGATAATAGTAAACTTGCTGAACAAGGGATGTCTTTTTCACGTTCTTACCTGACGCAGTGCTTTGAAGGTGCCTACCCAGATTTACCTGCAGAGGGGATAGGAGCACTTGTTGATTTTCTTACCAGTCAGGAACTCGTTTCTTATGTGGCTCAAAACCTGTCTGTACAGGACCTGACGCTTTGCAAAGAGTTTCCTGTCCCACCAGATGTGCTACAGAGGACGTTCTTTGCTGTAATAGGAGCCTTGCTCGATAGCAACGGGCCTGAGAAAACGGGGATCTTTGTCAGAGTAAGTCATTACTTATCATATATTTTTGTACTGACAATGGTAACACCTAAGGGTCTTGgaagttacaagaaaaaaaagggggaaaaaaaaaaaagtcttgtacCTTGATGGCCGGAGATCCAGGGAGGTTGACAGAAGTTTGACAATACCTGTAACAAGACAATTTAACAATGAGATCTGttggttggtggtggtggttggggggggggtttggggttgtgggttttttggttttgtggttttgtttttttttttttttaagaagcacagGCAGGTCAAGTACATAAAGTCATATACTTCTGGTTTATAATAGTGATATTTTGCTGACACTTGCTAAGGGAAAGTGTTATATTCCATGCACTATACTatcaaataatgaaattattccaTGTGAGGTCACCTATATcttcaattttaagaaaaacattttatataaagCAGGGGCTGAGTTCATAGGTTTTGCATGTAGGAGTGCAAGCACCTAAAGGTATTTCGTACAAAAGTGTTCAATTAAAATGCAGTGTAACAAAGTAGTTTTAGCACCTACCGTGCTTTCAGTCATCCTTTTCACTTATATCTAGTTTTGCAATGGAGAAATATTTGTTAAAATCTTATTTCTGATACGAGACCATTGAGAGGTCTCTGTAAGAGCAAGTAGCAGTTAACAGGCAAGAGATGATCCAAACAGGTGAAAGTCCTGTGGGTTTGCGTGTTCCCTTCAACCTGTGTGCAGAACTCTTCTGATGTACAACTTCTTTCTTGGAAGCAGCACTGAGTTGCTTACCTCGTGCTCGGAGCTGTGCGTAAGCGTTGTTATAGCTCCTCTCTCAGGCTGGCGCTGTTCCTTCTTTAGGTCTGGGCAGTTGACTTTTCCCAAGGCGCACATCCCCTCAGTGGCTCAATCAGAACCAGAGCTGCCGAGCCTGGCAACACTGGTCAGCTGCGCTTAGCTGTGGTGGAGCACTGAGGCagttttcatcattcatttcagcAATTTATTGTCAACTGTATTAATGCCTCTTCATATTGTGTTTTTACTAGGAGACACCAGAAGCTAGAGCCTTCATTACCTTTCCCATTAATGGTAACTTCTAAATATTcttgtttaggatttttttattccacAACTGATTGGAAAAGACCTGTTTGAGATCTGGAAAGTTGTAAATCCTATGGGCTTACTAGTGGAAGAACTGACCAAGAGGAATATCTCTTCTCCAGAACCAAGAATTACCAGGCAGTTGGGAGTCAGCACGGTTCTGCCACTGTACTTTGTTGGGTTGTACTGGTTAGTACAATATTAATTTAAAGTGAAATGGATtaagctgggggagaggggaggagggaagatggTCTTTTACTTTTCTACTTGCGCTCTTTGGTCAAGTTATTACAGAAATCAGCCATTTAAGCGTTGGCCGTAGCTTGCTGTAATGATGCATAAAAAGACAGTCTCTGACTAAAGGGCTTCAAAGTCTAAATCGGGCGCACGAAAGAGTCTGGGTATCTGTTCTGGGTGACCTGACATAAGAACTTTGCGAATAGCGTAACTGAATGGCTTTGGAGGGTCCACAGCTGCATCCAGGGCTTAGGGAAGGGTAAAAAGACATGGACATCAAGGGAGGTGGGATTGAAGAGAGACTTATTTTATATTCCAGAGAAtctttttagttttcaaattgCAGGCACCGTAAAGTAGGCAAGAGGAGCGTCTGTATCCAGACAAGGTGTAGGAAATAACAGTCATCCCCGGTGTGCTTGTCTCAGGCGTGGCCAGTGCTTGTCCTGGTCTCTTGCCCAGGGGTAACATTGCTCCTCTGCAGCAGGACAGGACCTTCTTCCACCAAAACCCACACCACTGTTGCTTTGCTAAATGAGCTGCAGATAAACGCATAGGAAGATTGCCTTAACTTGTCCTGATTTATCATGCTTTGGTTTATATGCCTTCTAAGATTTATTATCTTATGTAAAAGAAAGgaactttgattatttttattctggaatCCCTGGTGCCCCTTCACAAACTGTTCCTATTCAGTGCCCATAGGTGTTGATTGAACAGAGCTGAGTACACGCTTCATAACATAGAGAACTTCTCTGTGAATCCTTttgaagaagttttaaaatgctttcttactaggggaggagaaaagacaagcatttcacttctttctttaagCTAACCAGAGTAAtgaatttgcatatttttaacagGGCTAACAAATGGAACACTATAAAGAATCAGTGATATGTTAGGAATCAGAAAAGTGATATGTGAGGAATCTAAATGAACAGAGTAATGTTCTTCCAGGAAACGGACGCATTTCTGATTTGAGTTTCCATTGTTGAATATACAATCACTTATCTTTGCAGGAAAGACCAACGGAAATGTTTACATTTGTGTGTATATTGAAATTACCTTCAGTATTCACAgacattggagaaaaaaaaatctagcagcCTTTATTCATGATACACAGTAGTGCTCAGGATTTGgtgatgaaaatgtttttaatttttttttttcccccaagcgaTAAGAAGATTATAGCTGAAGGTCCTGGTGAAACGCTGCttgctgcagaggaagaagctgcCCGCGTGGCGCTGCGGAAGCTGTATGGGTATACAGAGAACAGGAGACCTTGGGACTACTCAAAACCCAAACAAGGATTGGCAGCTGAAAAAGCTATCAGCAGTAACTAGATGATAAAAGACACTTCTGGTTTCTCTTAAGAATTAATGGCTTCCGTGCTTAATATAGATgtatttaggaaagcaaaattcagtttgGTTTTCTGATCTTCAGTGCTTGAAACTTTCAAATCAAATATAGTATTGAAATAAATAAAGTCTTTTCCTTTTGCACAATGTTTAATATTTGCTCATTTTCCTAAACATAACAAAAGTATCCTTATTCTGAATTTTTGCCTTTTGGCTGAGAAGTTTTTCCATACATCACAGGAGACCATTTTTAATGATGTTTAATAACGTGTGACAAAATCTCGCTGTATAGAAAAAGGTTTCGTACTTCCTTGGAGACTGTTTTGAGGGTTTTGTTAATAAGATGAGTTGAATTACATACGCAACATTGGTCTTTGGATTGCATTTGGATTCATTTGTCCTTGACCTTGTGAAAACATCAAAAGTGATGTTGATGATACCAAGACTGTTGGTgactcaatttaaaaaaaaaaaaaaagtacaaatggCACTTCTGAGGTTTTACTGCTTGCATACAAATTTTATTTGCCACGCACATTGGTTTCTATTGTTGGAGCATGCTCTGAAagagggtttatttttaattttaaaattcgtAAAAATGTCTCTATTGCAAAACTAGAAATAAGTGAAAATAAGGATCATGAAGGCCTGAACCCAAAGAAATTGGAGAACATGATTTAATGATAGGCTGTTAGATAAGCTGAGAGATAAGCTCTTTtcgtttttctctttttgtttttctctttttggtacTTTTCCTGTTTAGTCCAGGTACTTCATTTCTCTCCTGTCTTTTGACCGCTTAATTTAAGCGGTCATGTGACTAAAATATTGGATGCAGTGAAatcagtgtttgttttgttggcACCGTCTGTACCTGTTCTAATGTAACTCCAAGTAAATTCCACTTAGGAATAACGCGGGTACCTGCATGATGTTCCTGTTAAATGTCATAGAAACTCAGTATGTGTACCAGAAGTCAACGGACGCATGAGGACTGTGactcttggaataatttcctttaaaattgagTGAGAGTCTGTTAGAAACTGGGACTGAGCcctcaaaggaagaaagaaagaagctgaatgTAGGACAGTGGTTAAAGAAGCGTTTCCTGCCTTATCCCATTGGGAGCACTtgttgtaaagaaaaagaaaaaaaaaaaaaccgcaacaGGTAAATGTGCCTTCactaattggggaaaaaaatgtgcaggTGGCCATTCAGACAGGTTTGATGTTACTGTCCGTGAGGACGTCACTCTTTGCCTTCGGCCCCCAGGATGGATTTATGTGAAGGACACTCGGCAGTGAAAGGTCCCGGGCTGCGGTCCTGGCTGCTAAGCAGATCCATGGTACCGCGCAGGTGGCGCGTTCCCTGCTGCCCCTGGCGTGAGAATGAGTTCTGACTCTGGTCTGCTCGACGGAAGCAGATTTATTGGTGTATTCAAGCAAAAGAACTGGCTGGCTGCGATCCGTGTGCGCCTTCGGTATTTGGTGTGACCTGCATCTCAAGCGTGTATAAAACGCCCGTGCGGCTGGATAGCAGCGAAACCTTTCTTCTGCATTCTGCCATGGGAGATTACATGTGTGAAAGCTTGAATATAAAAAGGAGAGCAGGAAGATCAGGCTAGcataaaatatgcataaaattGCTTGTCCTAAGTGAAAAGTTCCAGCTAGGTAATCTATTATCGCTTATATAAGCAAAGCCAATAAGGTCACTATATTCCAGGGGAATAATAGCAAAACCTGAAAAGAGGATAGAAATTACTCATGCTATTTTTAGTTTCTGGATGAGGTATTTCTCTTACCTTTACCCATTTTAAAAGGACAATAgtgaaggtgggtttttttacatcaGAAGTTTGATCTACCTactattttttatatacatattttgagagagagaaaaaagcaattttctggCAGTTTACCTTAAAAGAATGTTTCAGATCTGCTTACTGTGGCTTTACAGTTTGGAATATGGACATAAGTCCTAGGAGAAGTGGATTACTGAATAgtgtgctgggaaaaaaagcGTGTAATGCAAGATAAATCAATTTATTATGTAGTACATATATGGAATGTCTTGAGCTCAAACGGAAAGACAGTTTGGGGACATGGTAAGAAAGGACTGGGTTTTTATAGAGGTGTGAATGAAAAAGGCGTTTTTATAAGAAAACGTGTCCTATTTTCAAGCTTCCATAggtcagaaaagcattttatatcATATTCGTGCTTTAATTTCTGGCACTCAAGCATATATTTAAGGATTTACCGTTGTAGTAGTGGGATCATTTACATACTTCAGattaatgacttcttttttttcttctttttttttttttactgaatccGTAGCCATAAACAATATCTAAATGGCATTAGAAGATTGGTTAGATTTACAGAAATCAGTATCTACAAAGTCTGGTGAAAACGGCAGCTTTTCTTCTAGTAGAAACATTGTTCATAAAATTCCATGATAGTTTTGTTGTCTGAAAAGTACTTTGTCAGCTGCTTGCATTGGTTCTGACCCAGGTGCTGCGTACAAATACATTTACGTCTCCCAGTGGTTGTTCCTTTcttaaatcacattttatttatctttcaggGAAGACAATAGATCGAGCAGCGTGTCAATAATTGACTGACACAAAGGAATCAGGACAGTTTATTCTTGCAACCCATTGAACAACTCATTGATTATTGTTACGAATATGATATTTGTAAACTTCTTAATGGTAGGAAAGGATATGGCTTTTAGCATTTGTGGAATTTTGGAATAGGTTAACATCATCTCAAGAGGCAACTTTGATTATGCCTTCCTGTGTGCCACCTTTTAACCTTATCTGATGCAGATATTTCTGTTACTGTATTTGCATTTATCCTTCCTTTAACTCATTCAAACCTTatctcaagatttttttgttaagtgaaaaTTATAATTGGTAAATCAGAACACCAATAACAGTATTTCTGCACTAACTTAAAATATGATGTCATGTGTGTACTAACAGCTACGTTTTGATAAAAGTACAGTACTGTATGCTAACCctttttttagctttcttttccttcttgatcTTTATATTAATTTGCATAAATATGCTAATATGCTTAAACATAGATATAAGTCGAATTATGAAATAAATGGACTACTAGTCATTAATCCATTAAAAGCAATGGcagttttgctattgattttggtctggacttggttttattccaaaCGTTAAACAAACTCAATGTCTGAAAAGTCTTGGATTACTCTGTCATCTAGATCCTTTGTCTTTTCTTGAGAgtgttttaaaagtgattttattttgagaaaggTAAGAGAAGTTCTACCGTATTGGTCCCAGCTAAGTAATTGGAGAAAAACTTCTTAATACGCTTTCATGTACTTTATTAAGTTACTTCTGTTCTTGGTATATGCTTTTGCTCCTGTGTCTCGAGCCGTTCAGTAACATGACTGAACACTCTCTATTATCTCCTTGTCTTCAAATGCAGCTGCTTCTGGTTACAATAATCAaatattttgctgtaattttctcttaaaaaaaaaaacaaaacagtccaGGAATAATTCTTGTGTTAATTGTTGCTGTGACTCAAAGGCAGGAGATTAAAATACAATCACTTTACAGTTATCTCCATGTTAATTCAGAGTTCGAAATTGCTGGTGAAAAGTTAAAGCTTTTATTGGAATTTCTTATACCAAACTCTTTTGGTTTTTATGATAAATCAAAAATTTAAGTAAGCTGCTCTGGGGTTATGTTGCTGTAAAAAGCCATGAAGAATTCAAAACATCAAAAGATGTGTTGTCATTCTTTTtttgcagggcagggggagagggatgATGCAGAAACATTGGAAGAGCCCGACTTTTTCTTGTCCTTTGCTTTACTGAGTGCTGTGGTAAACTTTAAACAGGCTCTAAACTATTTGGTTTCTCTTACGTCTGAGCTTTGAAGTTTAATATTAAGAGATGCATTTAGTGTAGAGACGCAAACATCTAAGGACAGattgtttttatcttttcaaattGATTCCACTGATCTAATGGCACTAGTTTTGTGTGTTTGCCATTTCAGCTTGTCTAAGAAATTGT
The sequence above is a segment of the Calonectris borealis chromosome 9, bCalBor7.hap1.2, whole genome shotgun sequence genome. Coding sequences within it:
- the MRPL44 gene encoding large ribosomal subunit protein mL44; its protein translation is MAARLLLRASRRLLAGAGAGAGAGAGAGLSTAPRRDKKRWLRAYLEQQRLEAPPQRRSEKPNWDYHAEIQAFSHRLHENFSLDLLKTAFVNSCYIESEEARRRELGLDKETVALNLQDNSKLAEQGMSFSRSYLTQCFEGAYPDLPAEGIGALVDFLTSQELVSYVAQNLSVQDLTLCKEFPVPPDVLQRTFFAVIGALLDSNGPEKTGIFVRDFFIPQLIGKDLFEIWKVVNPMGLLVEELTKRNISSPEPRITRQLGVSTVLPLYFVGLYCDKKIIAEGPGETLLAAEEEAARVALRKLYGYTENRRPWDYSKPKQGLAAEKAISSN